The segment TGACGCGCTTGCGCTCACTCTCATAAAAACGGCTGAGCCAGGCGGTCAGGCTGGCGCTGGTGGGTGCGGCCGACTGATCGAGCCCATCCGGTACGGCTGCTGCCGGGGTTGCGGCGGGCGTCTGATTCAGGACAACCTGCGGCGTGGCAGCGCGTGTCGGCAGCAGCGACATCGCCGGACCCGCGATAGTCAGCACGTTGAGCCAGATCAGCATCAGTGACACCAGCACGGTAAGGCGGATCCACGGAGAGATAAACAGGTAGAGCACCAGCAGCACAAACAGCGCCCCCAGCATCTGCCAGTTAATGAAACGGTCAGCCAGATCGAGCAGATAATCAACGGAGAATCCCATCAGTTGATCGCCCTGACTGAGAATGCTGTTGATGCCGGGCAGCCAGGTATCATGCCAGAACAGCCCGAAACCCATCGGAATGGAAACCCAGTGACGCAGGCGATGCAGACGCACCGACGGCAGCGGGAAAAGCAGCCAGGCCAGAAACACGAGGTTGCTCAGGGCGTGAAAATTGAGATAGCCGTACCACAGCAGAGCGAACTTGACTAAAAAGTAGAAGTTCCAGCCGCCTAATCCACGCCAGCCGGACCACAGCCGGGCGGCATGACCCGCAGTGGGTTGATCATTTTTCATTAACTTTTGCATCCGTTTTTGAAGAGTGACGCTGCCAGTGCCCTTCAGACTTCAGCGCACGAGCAGGTAACAGGCGATTCAGCAGACCATACCAGCGACGCGGCAGCCACTGCTGCCACACCGGTTTCAGAAGCAACACGATCCCTGTCGCCAGCAGGGCAATCTGTACCCAGTCCATCAGGTTCATCGGGGCTCATTCTCCGGCAGTAAAGTAATGGGCTGCGGTGTCGCGCGTTCAGGCTTTTCTGCGGGCCGTGGGAGGGCGTCGCGCGCCGGCCCGGTCTCCGCTGACAGCGCCTGCAGCGCCACCGGTCTCCTTTTTTTGATATTGCCGATCTCGGCCTGAATCTGGTTATCCTCAAACCAGATAATCCGGTTGGCAAAGAGTTCGTCGTGCGGCAGTGAAAAGATAAATGTCAGGGCTTTATCCAGGTCGTTATAGCGGCAGGAGGAGAGAAACAGGATAACGCGATCCTCCAGCACCGTGACCAGGTCCCCAAAGCGACGCGGCTTGCAGAGCGTCAGGATTTGCTGCGGGCTAAGCTGCGGCACCGGGCGCAGGGCGACCAGCAGACCTTTGTCATTTTCCGGCAGCAGCGGATTACTGATAAGCTGGCCGACCGCCTGACAGAATGCCTCAGGAGGCAGATAGCCCTTTTCATGCAGCGGCTGCAGCGAGGCGATCAGCGCGTCCAGACTGGCGGGCACCAGACGGCTGAACCGCTGCCCCTGAATCCCTTCCAGCAGAGTAAGGAACTGCGACATCGCGGCCGTTGTAGGCACGATGCTGTTCACACCGCACGCCTGCAGCAGACGCTCATCGCTGTAACGCAGGCTGACGCCCATCTCACGCACCACGATCTTCAGCCCGTTGCCCCGGGCGCGGCGCAGACTGTGCACCATTTTTGCCAGTTCGCGGATCTGTTCGCTGTGCGTCAGACTGAAAATAACGGTGGCGGCATTAGCCTGCTGTGCCTCTTCCCATACCTGCTGATTATCTTCAAACAGCCGCCACTGACGTGAAAGCGGTGGTGCGCCTTCAAGCACGCTTTTATCGGCCAGATAATGCTGTTCATCATTCAGGCTCAGTGGTTCCAGCGTTTCTTTTAACGCAAAGAAATGTTCATCTTCACAGCCCAGACGCAGCGTGCGATCGGCCAGCAGTCGTTCACCGGCGTACCACCAGCTTATTTGATATTGCCAGCCACCCTGCTGAAAGGTTAAATAAGCCAAGCCGTCCATATAACGAAAATAACGCTGCAGATTGTTACTCTGATTAAATTGCGTGATTCCGGACGTGACAATGAGAAGCGTCATTTTTCTTTTATGCAGCAGCCTGCGCATGCGCATTATCCAGTCGCTTAATTCCGCTGCATTTAACTTATCCCACTGCGCAGCCGAGCTGCTAAAGATTATCAGCCCATTTTTACTGCCCAGCGTGCGGGCAAAATCCCGCTCCAGCTGCAGCAGGCTTTTTTTATTTTCGGGTAATGAAAACAGCGGGATACGATCGGGACCACCCACAGGATCCGGCGTCAGCAGCGCCTGAGGCGGCTGGCCGGCACTAATGAGTGTGACAGACTGCTGATGCGATATAACCTGACGAATAAAAGTATGGGCGTCCTGCGGGCGTGTGCAGCTTACCCAGTAACAGCCAGGCGTTTGCAATGCCGACACTTCGGGCTGAACCTGTTGCAGCCCCAGCGAAAAAGAATTTTTCATATTGAATTCGTTATTTTTCCAGCCCCGGCTAGTTTATTATAGACAGCATAGGTTGTAACCTGACTAATTAAAAATAACTGATTACCGATCATTTACCCTTTCCGGCCATCGTACCGATTCTGGAAACCACTTTCCAGATTGAGGGCAAATGTAACTGTCCTGTTGCAGACATTTTATTCGTGGCGAGAAATAATGAAAAACCCAAATGTTTATACGCTGGCCGCCGCTCAGCATGAACCTCAGGATGATATCAGCGCGCTGCGCGACGCTTTTTCTCTGCATGCGTTTCGTTATGTCGATATTGCGCGTGAAGAGCGGCTGAAAGAGATTGTGGCTCGCTGGCCGCTTTTATCGGAAACCCTGTCTGCGCTGCCGGGGGCCACCCGCTGATGCCGCAGATTGCGCTTCAGGGCATCCGGGGCGGCGTCGGCACCACCTCGCTCTGCGCGGCTCTCGGCTGGGCGCTGACCGCGCTGGGCGAGCGGGTTCTGCTGATTGATGGTTCGCCGGTCAGTCAGCTGGGTGCGCACTTTAATCTGCCCGTACAGGTTACGCAGGGCTGGATGCAGGCGCTGTGTGACGGCGGTGACTGGCAGCAGTGTGCGCAGCGCTACCCGCAGGGACCAGACCTGCTGCCGTATGGTCTGCTTTCCTCCTCTGACCCGGCACAGGACAGGGCTGTCGCCGCGCCGCTTCTCGACGCGCTCCCGGCGCTGCGCAGGCGTTACGGCTGGATTCTTTTCGACCTGCCTGCCGACAGCGCGCCGTGGCACGAGGGACTTCTCCCGCAGCTGGATGGTCTGCTCTGCATTACCACGCCGGACGCCAACTGCCATCTGCGTCTGAGCCAGCGACGGTTTCCTGCAATGACCCGGTTTCTGATTAATCAGTTTAATGCCAACAGCCGCCTGCAGCAGGATCTGCATCAGCTCTGGATGGCATCGCTGAATCCGCTGATCCCGCTGCTGATCCACCGCGATGAGGCGCTGGCCGAAGCCCTGATGATGAAGCAGCCGGTCGGGGAATATCGGCCACATGCGCTGGTCAGCGAAGAGATCTCCACCCTGGCTAACTGGCTGCTGCTGCATCTGAAGGGGAACCACGCGTGAACCCGTTACGCTGGCTGCTGACCGCCCCGGCCTGGCAGGGGGTACAACGGCGCTATGCGGACGCACGTCGTCATGGCGCCTCGCGCTTCGCCAGCGCCTTTAATCTGTTCTGGTGCGGGCTGGTGGTGATGCTGTTCCGCGTCGAAACACCCGGCTGGCAGCGCATTCTCCGGCAGCGCCGCCGTCTCTATCCGCATATTTCGCCAGAGCGCCCCCGGCCGCTCGATTTTCTGCGCTATCTGATTCAGACGCTCTGGCTGGTGATTGTCCTGCCAGCAGAGGCGCCCCGCCGCCGGGCAAATGGCTTCGCTGCGCTGATTCGCTGGCGGCAGCAGGTCTACCGCTGGCTGGAACGGCGCGCAAAACGAGCCGAATCGAACCCGCTCGGTGCGCGCGCCGAACAGCGGCTGAAGCGTCTGCCGCCGCTGCTGCGTTATGCGCTTTTTATCGGGATGGGGCTCTTCGCCTCGCTGCTGGCGCTGCTCTGCATCAGCCAGCCCTTCGATCTGACGACGCAGTTTATCTTTGTGCTGCTGCTCTGGGCGCTGGCGATGGGCATAAGGCGGGTACCCGGCCGTTTATCCACCATGATGCTGATTGTGCTGTCGCTGACCGTATCCTGCCGTTATCTCTGGTGGCGCTATACCTCGACGCTGAACTGGGACGATCCGGTGAGCCTGGTACTGGGCCTGCTGCTGATTGCCGCAGAAACCTACGCCTGGGTGGTGCTGGTGCTGGGCTATTTCCAGACCCTGTGGCCGCTTAACCGGCAGCCGGTGTCGATGCCAGACGACCGCGCGACATGGCCCTCGGTGGACCTGCTGGTGCCCACCTACAACGAACCGCTGAGCGTGGTCAGGCCGACGCTCTACGCCGCGCTGGGTGTCGACTGGCCGAAAGATCGCCTGAACATCTATCTGCTCGACGACGGTAAGCGCCCGGAATTTCGTGAGTTTGCCGAAAGCATTGGCATTCACTATGTGGTCCGGCCGGATAATGCACACGCCAAGGCGGGCAACATCAATCACGCGCTGAAAACGCACTGCCGCAGCGACTTCGTGGCGATCTTTGACTGCGACCATGTGCCGACGCGCGCCTTTCTGCAGATGACGATGGGCTGGTTTATCAAAGATCCCCGACTGGCGATGCTGCAGACGCCGCATCACTTTTTCTCACCCGATCCGTTTGAGCGCAACCTGGGGCGTTTTCGCCGCACGCCAAATGAGGGCTCGCTGTTTTACGGGCTGGTTCAGGATGGCAACGACACCTGGGATGCCACCTTTTTCTGCGGCTCCTGCGCCATTCTGCGCCGTGACGCGCTGGAGAAGATTGGCGGTATCGCCGTTGAGACCGTGACAGAAGATGCGCATACCTCGCTGCGCCTGCATCGCCTCGGTTACACCTCCGCCTACATCCGCATTCCCCAGGCGGCCGGGCTGGCGACAGAGAGCCTGTCAGCCCATATCGGCCAGCGTATCCGCTGGGCGCGCGGCATGGTGCAGATTTTCCGTCTTGATAATCCACTGTTCGGCAAAGGGCTGAAGTGGGTGCAGCGCCTCTGTTATGCCAATGCCATGCTCCACTTTCTTTCCGGGATCCCGCGGCTGGTGTTCCTGCTGGCGCCGCTGGCATTTCTGCTCTGTCATGCCTACATCATCTATGCGCCCGCGCTGGCGATCGCCGTCTATGTGCTGCCGCATATGCTGCACACCAGCCTGACCAACTCGCGCATTCAGGGACGCTGGCGACACTCGTTCTGGAGCGAAGTCTACGAGACGGTGCTGGCGTGGTATATCGCCCTGCCGACAACCGTCGCGCTGA is part of the Pantoea sp. Ep11b genome and harbors:
- a CDS encoding cellulose biosynthesis protein BcsF, giving the protein MNLMDWVQIALLATGIVLLLKPVWQQWLPRRWYGLLNRLLPARALKSEGHWQRHSSKTDAKVNEK
- the bcsE gene encoding cellulose biosynthesis protein BcsE; the protein is MKNSFSLGLQQVQPEVSALQTPGCYWVSCTRPQDAHTFIRQVISHQQSVTLISAGQPPQALLTPDPVGGPDRIPLFSLPENKKSLLQLERDFARTLGSKNGLIIFSSSAAQWDKLNAAELSDWIMRMRRLLHKRKMTLLIVTSGITQFNQSNNLQRYFRYMDGLAYLTFQQGGWQYQISWWYAGERLLADRTLRLGCEDEHFFALKETLEPLSLNDEQHYLADKSVLEGAPPLSRQWRLFEDNQQVWEEAQQANAATVIFSLTHSEQIRELAKMVHSLRRARGNGLKIVVREMGVSLRYSDERLLQACGVNSIVPTTAAMSQFLTLLEGIQGQRFSRLVPASLDALIASLQPLHEKGYLPPEAFCQAVGQLISNPLLPENDKGLLVALRPVPQLSPQQILTLCKPRRFGDLVTVLEDRVILFLSSCRYNDLDKALTFIFSLPHDELFANRIIWFEDNQIQAEIGNIKKRRPVALQALSAETGPARDALPRPAEKPERATPQPITLLPENEPR
- the bcsR gene encoding cellulose biosynthesis protein BcsR; this translates as MKNPNVYTLAAAQHEPQDDISALRDAFSLHAFRYVDIAREERLKEIVARWPLLSETLSALPGATR
- the bcsQ gene encoding cellulose biosynthesis protein BcsQ, which gives rise to MPQIALQGIRGGVGTTSLCAALGWALTALGERVLLIDGSPVSQLGAHFNLPVQVTQGWMQALCDGGDWQQCAQRYPQGPDLLPYGLLSSSDPAQDRAVAAPLLDALPALRRRYGWILFDLPADSAPWHEGLLPQLDGLLCITTPDANCHLRLSQRRFPAMTRFLINQFNANSRLQQDLHQLWMASLNPLIPLLIHRDEALAEALMMKQPVGEYRPHALVSEEISTLANWLLLHLKGNHA
- the bcsA gene encoding UDP-forming cellulose synthase catalytic subunit, translating into MNPLRWLLTAPAWQGVQRRYADARRHGASRFASAFNLFWCGLVVMLFRVETPGWQRILRQRRRLYPHISPERPRPLDFLRYLIQTLWLVIVLPAEAPRRRANGFAALIRWRQQVYRWLERRAKRAESNPLGARAEQRLKRLPPLLRYALFIGMGLFASLLALLCISQPFDLTTQFIFVLLLWALAMGIRRVPGRLSTMMLIVLSLTVSCRYLWWRYTSTLNWDDPVSLVLGLLLIAAETYAWVVLVLGYFQTLWPLNRQPVSMPDDRATWPSVDLLVPTYNEPLSVVRPTLYAALGVDWPKDRLNIYLLDDGKRPEFREFAESIGIHYVVRPDNAHAKAGNINHALKTHCRSDFVAIFDCDHVPTRAFLQMTMGWFIKDPRLAMLQTPHHFFSPDPFERNLGRFRRTPNEGSLFYGLVQDGNDTWDATFFCGSCAILRRDALEKIGGIAVETVTEDAHTSLRLHRLGYTSAYIRIPQAAGLATESLSAHIGQRIRWARGMVQIFRLDNPLFGKGLKWVQRLCYANAMLHFLSGIPRLVFLLAPLAFLLCHAYIIYAPALAIAVYVLPHMLHTSLTNSRIQGRWRHSFWSEVYETVLAWYIALPTTVALINPHKGKFNVTAKGGLVEKRHLDWVITRPYMMLVLLNLAGVVMAFWRLQHGPVNEVLTVWVSLVWVIYNMVILGGAVAVSVEARQIREAHRVEIAMPAAISRENGHMLPCTLRDYSDGGVGLELREPDALLEDEKVWLLLRRGQQEFSFPCRVQRVFGLRAGVRLDALTTRQHIDFIQCTFARADTWALWQDGFPEDKPVQSLADITILGFKGYLRLAEYGPPQLRRLFNLLTAGVSWLASLLPQGIGRAPA